A stretch of the Dehalococcoidales bacterium genome encodes the following:
- a CDS encoding zinc-dependent dehydrogenase encodes MRVAMWYNNRDVRIEEVPTPQIGPGELLVRVEASGICGSDVIEWYRLDRAPLVLGHEIGGQIVAVGKAVENYREGDRVSVAHHVPCNTCRYCLSGHHTMCDTLRRTNFDPGGLAEYMRLPAINVDRGVFRLPDSVSFEEATFIEPLACVLRGQSTARIRPGTSVLVIGSGIAGLLHVQLARIFGASRVIATDINDYRLEAARQFGADTTIHAQEDLPSCLRQVNQGRLADLVIVCTGARTAILQALKSVERGGTVLFFASTEPGVTIPISINEIFWRTDITLTTSYAGSPADYQTALDLIQAGAIPVRRMITHRLGLAETGLGFQIVAEARDSIKVLIEPQR; translated from the coding sequence ATGCGTGTTGCCATGTGGTATAACAACCGGGATGTGCGCATAGAAGAGGTGCCTACCCCCCAAATAGGCCCCGGTGAGCTGCTGGTGCGGGTAGAAGCCAGCGGCATCTGCGGCAGTGATGTCATCGAATGGTACCGCCTTGACCGCGCGCCCCTGGTACTCGGCCATGAGATTGGCGGGCAGATTGTGGCGGTGGGTAAAGCGGTAGAAAACTACCGGGAAGGTGACCGCGTTTCTGTGGCCCACCACGTGCCCTGCAACACCTGTCGCTACTGCCTGAGCGGCCACCACACCATGTGCGATACCCTCCGCCGGACCAATTTCGACCCCGGTGGACTGGCGGAGTACATGCGTTTACCCGCCATCAACGTTGACCGGGGGGTATTCCGCTTACCCGATTCAGTATCCTTTGAGGAAGCGACCTTCATTGAACCGCTGGCCTGCGTACTGCGCGGACAAAGTACCGCCCGGATAAGACCGGGCACCAGCGTCCTGGTTATTGGCAGCGGCATTGCCGGTCTGCTCCATGTACAGTTGGCCCGAATCTTCGGCGCCAGCCGGGTAATCGCCACTGATATCAACGACTACCGTCTGGAAGCAGCCAGGCAGTTCGGCGCTGACACCACCATTCACGCTCAAGAAGACCTGCCCTCCTGCCTGCGCCAGGTAAATCAGGGGCGGCTGGCTGACCTGGTAATAGTCTGTACCGGCGCCAGAACGGCGATCCTTCAGGCATTAAAGTCCGTGGAACGGGGAGGCACCGTCCTTTTCTTCGCCTCGACGGAGCCCGGCGTGACTATCCCAATCTCAATAAACGAGATTTTCTGGCGTACTGACATCACGCTGACCACTTCTTACGCGGGCAGTCCCGCCGACTACCAGACGGCGCTGGACTTGATTCAGGCAGGCGCCATCCCGGTACGCCGGATGATTACCCACCGGCTGGGACTGGCGGAGACAGGACTGGGCTTTCAAATCGTCGCTGAGGCACGGGACTCAATCAAGGTGCTTATTGAACCCCAGCGCTAA
- a CDS encoding MFS transporter — MFYGWWIVAASVMTGLYSAGVVFYGFTAFFEPIADEMGWSYTQISLAASLRGLEMGIMAPLMGILADRWGPRRLVFGGVLFTVAGLFVLSRTVSLPMFYAGFGLMAIGISASNMTVLMTAVANWFRKKVGMATGIAVCGFGLGGFMVPLVVKLIELYQWRLTMSYLALGMLVAILPLSLVFRHRPEQYGYLLDGEEKEPVVAESGLELPPVDDIEEMTVKRALRSGAFWRLALAFTYHVMVVTAAVTHVMPYLSSIGINRSVSALAATAIPVMSIAGRLGLGWLGDRIGRKPVTVGALAITGLGLVFFGYIAQAGIWLLAAFLILFSIGYGGINALRPSLGREFFGRTNFGTIFGIIIGINMIGGIAGPAIAGWVYDSFGSYQGVWVIFGLLAVVAIASVWTVSPVGKATVSPAKS; from the coding sequence GTGTTCTACGGGTGGTGGATTGTAGCTGCCTCCGTGATGACCGGATTGTATTCGGCGGGAGTTGTCTTTTACGGCTTCACCGCCTTTTTTGAGCCGATAGCTGACGAAATGGGCTGGAGCTACACACAAATTTCACTGGCGGCTTCATTACGTGGATTGGAGATGGGGATTATGGCTCCTCTCATGGGAATCCTGGCTGACCGCTGGGGGCCGAGGAGACTGGTGTTCGGCGGGGTGCTCTTTACTGTCGCCGGGTTATTTGTCTTGAGCCGTACGGTATCCCTGCCGATGTTTTACGCGGGGTTCGGGCTGATGGCTATCGGTATCAGCGCTTCCAATATGACGGTGCTGATGACGGCAGTAGCCAACTGGTTCCGGAAGAAGGTGGGAATGGCTACCGGTATCGCGGTTTGCGGTTTTGGTCTCGGCGGTTTTATGGTACCTCTCGTGGTTAAACTCATCGAGTTGTACCAGTGGCGCCTGACGATGAGTTATCTTGCCCTGGGAATGTTAGTTGCTATCCTGCCGCTATCTCTGGTTTTCCGGCACAGGCCTGAGCAGTATGGTTATTTACTTGATGGTGAGGAGAAAGAACCGGTGGTGGCGGAAAGCGGCCTGGAGCTGCCGCCGGTTGATGACATAGAGGAGATGACGGTAAAGCGGGCTTTACGCAGCGGGGCGTTCTGGCGTTTGGCCCTGGCTTTTACCTATCATGTTATGGTGGTGACGGCGGCGGTTACTCACGTGATGCCTTATCTCAGCAGTATCGGCATCAACCGGTCGGTGTCGGCGCTGGCAGCAACGGCAATACCGGTGATGAGCATTGCCGGGCGTCTCGGTCTGGGCTGGTTGGGAGACAGGATTGGTAGAAAGCCGGTGACAGTAGGGGCACTGGCAATAACGGGGCTGGGACTGGTCTTCTTTGGCTATATCGCCCAGGCAGGTATCTGGTTGCTCGCGGCCTTCCTTATTCTTTTCAGCATTGGTTACGGTGGGATTAACGCGTTACGGCCCTCCCTGGGAAGAGAGTTTTTTGGCAGAACTAACTTCGGCACTATTTTTGGCATCATAATCGGGATAAATATGATCGGGGGTATCGCCGGGCCGGCCATAGCCGGCTGGGTATATGATAGCTTCGGCAGTTACCAGGGTGTATGGGTTATCTTTGGCCTGCTGGCGGTGGTGGCGATTGCTTCTGTCTGGACGGTATCTCCGGTGGGGAAGGCTACCGTAAGTCCGGCTAAGTCCTGA